A window of the Buteo buteo chromosome 8, bButBut1.hap1.1, whole genome shotgun sequence genome harbors these coding sequences:
- the LOC142034052 gene encoding cell surface glycoprotein CD200 receptor 1-A-like isoform X2, translating to MVTWKISPKVGGPCTLGYRADQNKTDRTNCSDSMNWKFRPDWDPALEIWQVGIDHDGNYTCEVVATEGNFHTTYHLTVLVPPRLTMYCDDHGNPMCKAMAGKPAAQILWVLESNSTPKEEGHDNGTVTVLSTFTAYSTNVTNTTCIVSHPAGNQSMTIACHPPDNNGFILPVSITLCFLSIIIFMAVIYYFKLHSDRLCFKTKPPETAPTLSPQDDTMEVEPYTTYVQKENVIYNSVSDLTVEQNLPQGLSPST from the exons ATGGTAACATGGAAAATAAGCCCCAAGGTTGGAGGCCCCTGCACCTTGGGCTACAGGGCTGATCAGAACAAGACAGACAGAACAAACTGCAGTGACAGCATGAACTGGAAATTCAGACCAGATTGGGATCCTGCCCTAGAGATATGGCAAGTAGGAATAGACCATGACGGAAACTACACCTGTGAAGTAGTAGCAACAGAAGGGAATTTCCACACGACGTACCACCTGACCGTGCTAG TGCCCCCAAGGCTGACCATGTACTGTGATGACCACGGGAACCCCATGTGCAAGGCAATGGCGGGGAAGCCGGCTGCCCAGATCTTGTGGGTCCTAGAGAGCAACTCCACGCCCAAGGAAGAAGGCCATGACAACGGGACAGTGACTGTTCTCAGCACGTTCACCGCATACAGCACCAACGTGACTAATACAACCTGCATTGTGTCCCACCCAGCTGGGAACCAGAGCATGACCATAGCCTGTCATCCCCCAG ACAACAATGGCTTTATCCTGCCTGTCTCCATCACTCTTTGTTTCCTGAGCATTATCATCTTCATGGCTGTCATTTACTATTTTAAGCTCCACAGTGACAG actgTGCTTCAAAACCAAACCTCCTGAAACTGCTCCTACACTTTCCCCACAG gATGACACAATGGAAGTGGAACCTTATACTACTtatgtgcagaaggaaaacgTAATTTACAACTCAGTGTCTGATCTGACAGTGGAGCAGAATCTTCCACAAGGACTGTCACCATCAACATGA
- the LOC142034052 gene encoding cell surface glycoprotein CD200 receptor 1-A-like isoform X1 — protein sequence MKAGADMKIAGKTVCVFVLLTITKVVRTVGNNSVSATVGNSCVLTCPSKPNITMVTWKISPKVGGPCTLGYRADQNKTDRTNCSDSMNWKFRPDWDPALEIWQVGIDHDGNYTCEVVATEGNFHTTYHLTVLVPPRLTMYCDDHGNPMCKAMAGKPAAQILWVLESNSTPKEEGHDNGTVTVLSTFTAYSTNVTNTTCIVSHPAGNQSMTIACHPPDNNGFILPVSITLCFLSIIIFMAVIYYFKLHSDRLCFKTKPPETAPTLSPQDDTMEVEPYTTYVQKENVIYNSVSDLTVEQNLPQGLSPST from the exons ATGAAAGCAGGAGCCGACATGAAGATTGCTGGGAAgactgtgtgtgtttttgtgcTGCTCACCATCACCAAGGTCGTGAGAACAGTAG ggAACAACAGCGTGTCAGCGACAGTAGGTAACAGCTGTGTGCTCACCTGCCCTTCCAAACCAAATATAACTATGGTAACATGGAAAATAAGCCCCAAGGTTGGAGGCCCCTGCACCTTGGGCTACAGGGCTGATCAGAACAAGACAGACAGAACAAACTGCAGTGACAGCATGAACTGGAAATTCAGACCAGATTGGGATCCTGCCCTAGAGATATGGCAAGTAGGAATAGACCATGACGGAAACTACACCTGTGAAGTAGTAGCAACAGAAGGGAATTTCCACACGACGTACCACCTGACCGTGCTAG TGCCCCCAAGGCTGACCATGTACTGTGATGACCACGGGAACCCCATGTGCAAGGCAATGGCGGGGAAGCCGGCTGCCCAGATCTTGTGGGTCCTAGAGAGCAACTCCACGCCCAAGGAAGAAGGCCATGACAACGGGACAGTGACTGTTCTCAGCACGTTCACCGCATACAGCACCAACGTGACTAATACAACCTGCATTGTGTCCCACCCAGCTGGGAACCAGAGCATGACCATAGCCTGTCATCCCCCAG ACAACAATGGCTTTATCCTGCCTGTCTCCATCACTCTTTGTTTCCTGAGCATTATCATCTTCATGGCTGTCATTTACTATTTTAAGCTCCACAGTGACAG actgTGCTTCAAAACCAAACCTCCTGAAACTGCTCCTACACTTTCCCCACAG gATGACACAATGGAAGTGGAACCTTATACTACTtatgtgcagaaggaaaacgTAATTTACAACTCAGTGTCTGATCTGACAGTGGAGCAGAATCTTCCACAAGGACTGTCACCATCAACATGA